A region of Polyangium spumosum DNA encodes the following proteins:
- a CDS encoding formylglycine-generating enzyme family protein, giving the protein MSARRWTNGMRGEGAGAAAGARFAWRAACLLASVSACGGTAEPPPAGPPTSAAEAPKPAPPAATEAKVEAPAPSAIATPAAPEATAAPVASAAPEVTPAPPSEPDTGGCPAGMVRIKGGSFKLAAIKAQVTVKDYCLDVNLATTDQYAACVQSKKCNDNLLKVCEGSTYGVEGKGDLPIVCIDFPQAVDYCKAQGKRLPSGEEWEWAARGGPEAWTYPWGNQPPTDQLCWSGLTKRDGPCPIGSFKAGANPQGVLDLAGNVFQWTTTGNDVVSSARFGRGGSWKDSGNEVKAGFTFAFKTTYRCGFLGVRCAIPAPPP; this is encoded by the coding sequence ATGTCGGCGAGACGATGGACGAACGGGATGCGTGGAGAGGGCGCGGGCGCGGCGGCGGGGGCTCGGTTCGCGTGGAGGGCCGCGTGTTTGCTCGCCTCCGTGAGCGCGTGCGGCGGGACGGCCGAGCCGCCCCCGGCGGGGCCCCCGACCTCGGCGGCGGAGGCCCCAAAACCCGCGCCGCCGGCCGCGACGGAGGCAAAGGTGGAAGCCCCCGCGCCGAGCGCAATCGCGACCCCCGCCGCTCCGGAGGCCACGGCGGCCCCGGTCGCGAGCGCGGCGCCGGAGGTGACGCCGGCGCCGCCGAGCGAGCCGGACACCGGCGGATGCCCGGCCGGCATGGTCCGCATCAAGGGCGGCTCCTTCAAGCTCGCCGCGATCAAGGCGCAGGTGACCGTGAAGGATTATTGCCTCGACGTGAACCTGGCCACGACGGACCAGTACGCGGCGTGCGTGCAGTCGAAGAAGTGCAACGACAACCTGCTCAAGGTCTGCGAAGGCTCGACATACGGCGTCGAGGGCAAGGGCGACCTGCCGATCGTGTGCATCGATTTCCCGCAGGCGGTCGATTACTGCAAAGCGCAGGGCAAGCGCCTCCCCAGCGGCGAAGAATGGGAGTGGGCGGCGCGCGGCGGCCCCGAGGCGTGGACGTATCCGTGGGGGAACCAGCCGCCCACCGATCAGCTCTGCTGGTCGGGCCTCACCAAGCGCGACGGCCCCTGCCCGATCGGGAGCTTCAAGGCCGGGGCGAACCCGCAAGGCGTGCTCGACCTCGCGGGCAACGTCTTCCAGTGGACCACGACGGGCAACGACGTCGTGAGCTCGGCCCGCTTCGGGCGCGGCGGGAGCTGGAAGGACAGCGGAAACGAGGTCAAGGCAGGGTTCACGTTCGCCTTCAAGACGACGTACCGCTGCGGCTTCCTCGGCGTCCGCTGCGCGATCCCCGCGCCGCCGCCCTGA
- a CDS encoding cytochrome P450, whose protein sequence is MTTTAPRDLRFDPMDPSYVKDPYPLFARFRKEAPVLHWELGGGPIFFRYRDVLAIMRDPRLGNDPTLGAGLHADMKAAYPDFAAQVEHSLFYAEGAWHARIRKLVNPAFGPRAIEAHRPKVKAIIDALLDELPREGEINVSADFNRKFPVQVISSILNIPPHHQGDFIAYSDALIATALPGLPPELFASYMPAFSRGCAIVRECIAARRAEPIEDDLLSQLVAACDEGDRLSDAELVALVGALLAGGTDTTVHGTNNTMLSLLRNPAQYALLRENPGLARSAFEEALRLEGIQRVPLVRYAKEPLSLEGIHIERGKPVFFALLSALRDPEYLADADVYDIRRQVPGTTLWFGHGAHFCLGASLARMEAEIALQAFFERYPKVELAGEPVYGSQPILRNIDNLPLRVSASA, encoded by the coding sequence ATGACGACGACGGCACCTCGAGACCTGCGCTTCGACCCGATGGATCCCTCCTACGTGAAGGATCCTTACCCCCTCTTTGCCCGCTTCCGGAAGGAGGCCCCCGTCCTGCACTGGGAGCTGGGTGGTGGCCCCATCTTTTTCCGCTATCGTGACGTCCTCGCGATCATGCGGGATCCCAGGCTCGGCAACGATCCCACCCTGGGCGCCGGACTTCATGCCGACATGAAGGCCGCCTACCCCGATTTCGCGGCCCAGGTCGAGCACAGCCTGTTCTACGCCGAAGGGGCGTGGCACGCGCGGATCCGCAAGCTCGTCAACCCCGCCTTCGGCCCCCGCGCGATCGAGGCGCACCGCCCGAAGGTGAAGGCCATCATCGACGCGCTCCTCGACGAGCTCCCGCGCGAGGGCGAGATCAACGTCTCCGCGGACTTCAACCGGAAGTTCCCCGTGCAGGTGATCTCGAGCATCCTGAACATCCCTCCGCACCATCAAGGCGATTTCATCGCCTATTCGGACGCCCTGATCGCCACGGCCCTCCCGGGGCTCCCGCCCGAGCTGTTCGCGTCGTACATGCCTGCCTTCTCGCGGGGCTGCGCGATCGTGCGCGAATGCATCGCCGCGCGCAGGGCGGAGCCCATCGAGGACGATCTCCTGAGCCAGCTCGTCGCTGCCTGCGACGAGGGGGATCGGCTCAGCGACGCCGAGCTCGTCGCCCTCGTCGGCGCCCTCCTCGCCGGCGGCACGGACACCACGGTCCACGGCACGAACAATACGATGCTCTCGCTCCTCCGGAACCCGGCGCAGTACGCGCTCCTGCGCGAAAACCCCGGCCTCGCCCGGAGCGCATTCGAGGAGGCCCTGCGACTCGAAGGCATCCAGCGTGTTCCGCTCGTCCGCTACGCAAAGGAGCCTCTCTCGTTGGAGGGCATCCACATCGAGCGCGGCAAGCCGGTCTTCTTCGCGCTTTTGTCCGCGCTCCGCGACCCGGAGTACCTCGCGGACGCCGACGTGTACGACATCCGCCGCCAGGTCCCGGGCACGACCCTCTGGTTCGGTCATGGCGCGCATTTTTGCCTCGGCGCATCCCTCGCCCGCATGGAGGCCGAGATCGCGCTGCAGGCCTTCTTCGAGCGGTATCCCAAGGTCGAGCTCGCCGGCGAGCCGGTCTACGGCTCCCAGCCCATCCTGCGCAACATCGACAACCTGCCGCTGCGCGTCAGCGCCTCCGCCTGA
- a CDS encoding PAS domain S-box protein gives MKDHEQRIVHVNRAYREHHGARLEELVGKTEAALGRPDAPLHAERDAQVLSGIFVDIPSTPVPRRDGRAMPFHVVCAPLRDEQNRITGIVQSARPIRGDEMQGSDQQTERGEAHNRALLRVIPDMYFLLDREGTYVDFSAGRGMDTALPPALFLGKRVKDVTPDLAQWAMACVDEALRTGDLVRHEFRLFAQGKWIDYEARAFATGPEHTLFIVRDISAAKLTERQLREAEARDRAFEEQSMFGVFMLQGSRLVYVNPKLAEMLGQERRALLGDDGLTSLVMKDERADLGAFLRSIERAAEGSEEARGQLALRACRKDGAPLFLETFGARVTFGDAPAVIGVVLDVTARREAEEQQRRLQDELIRMQEMMVVEMSTPLIPITDQIVVMPLIGSLDDRRAEQVMGRLLSGVSGCGARVVIMDITGLSSVTTQTASALVRCAQAARLLGATVLLTGMRADVAQTLVEMDVDLSGVVTLGTLKAGIAHAMRRTGG, from the coding sequence GTGAAGGACCACGAACAGCGAATCGTCCACGTCAACCGGGCCTATCGAGAGCACCACGGGGCGCGGCTCGAAGAGCTCGTGGGCAAGACCGAGGCGGCCCTCGGGAGGCCCGACGCCCCGCTCCACGCAGAGCGAGATGCGCAGGTCCTGTCGGGCATCTTCGTCGACATCCCTTCGACGCCCGTCCCTCGCCGCGACGGCCGGGCGATGCCCTTTCACGTCGTCTGCGCGCCCCTCCGCGACGAGCAGAATCGAATCACGGGCATCGTCCAGAGCGCGCGCCCGATCCGCGGCGACGAAATGCAGGGCTCGGACCAGCAAACCGAGCGCGGCGAAGCCCACAACAGGGCGCTGCTCCGCGTCATCCCCGACATGTATTTCCTGCTCGACCGGGAGGGCACGTACGTCGATTTCTCCGCGGGGCGGGGCATGGATACCGCGCTGCCCCCCGCGCTCTTCCTGGGCAAACGCGTGAAGGACGTGACGCCCGATCTCGCGCAGTGGGCGATGGCCTGCGTGGACGAGGCGCTCCGCACGGGTGACCTCGTGCGGCACGAGTTCCGGCTCTTCGCGCAGGGGAAGTGGATCGATTACGAGGCGCGGGCGTTCGCGACGGGCCCCGAGCACACGCTCTTCATCGTGCGCGACATCTCGGCCGCGAAGTTGACCGAGCGGCAGCTCCGCGAAGCCGAGGCGCGCGACCGGGCCTTCGAAGAGCAATCGATGTTCGGCGTCTTCATGCTCCAGGGCAGCCGGCTCGTGTACGTCAACCCCAAGCTCGCCGAAATGCTGGGCCAGGAGCGGCGGGCGCTGCTCGGCGACGACGGGCTCACGTCGCTCGTCATGAAGGACGAGCGGGCCGATCTCGGCGCATTTCTGCGTTCCATCGAGCGGGCTGCCGAGGGATCCGAGGAGGCGCGGGGGCAGCTCGCCCTCCGGGCATGTCGCAAGGACGGCGCGCCCCTCTTCCTCGAGACCTTCGGCGCGCGCGTGACGTTCGGCGACGCCCCCGCGGTGATCGGCGTCGTGCTCGACGTCACCGCGCGACGTGAGGCCGAGGAGCAGCAGCGCCGCCTGCAGGACGAGCTCATTCGCATGCAGGAGATGATGGTCGTCGAGATGTCGACGCCGCTCATCCCGATCACCGACCAGATCGTGGTCATGCCGCTCATCGGCTCGCTCGACGACCGGCGCGCCGAGCAGGTGATGGGCCGCCTCCTCTCCGGCGTCTCCGGCTGTGGGGCGCGCGTCGTGATCATGGATATCACCGGCCTCTCCTCCGTCACCACGCAAACCGCGAGCGCGCTCGTCCGCTGCGCGCAGGCCGCGCGGCTCCTCGGAGCGACGGTGCTCCTCACGGGGATGCGCGCCGATGTGGCGCAGACGCTCGTGGAAATGGACGTTGATCTATCGGGGGTCGTGACGCTCGGGACGCTTAAGGCGGGGATCGCGCACGCCATGAGGCGAACCGGAGGATGA
- a CDS encoding AAA family ATPase, with product MIDILGYTAFERIEETPFVSTFRARRVHDGLPVVLQVLSAEGARTAEIARFKHQYERLSRVASPRLVAVLGVEERPGSLVVARADFPSRDLARVLAARPGRKMPAHEALAVAAAIAEALAALHRAGLVHRDLRPQNVLVGERGAVKVTGSGVDADVTRAHEQLYAEAVLEGVLPYVAPEQTGRMNRGVDHRADLYALGVILYQALTGRRPFEAADPMELIHAHLALAPEPPSRLDPTVPEAVSRVVLELLEKNAEDRYQSAEGLLADLERCRRGLESAGRVEPFTPALLDHEGAFRIHQKLYGRERDIEALVSAFDRAQRGARDIVLVSGYSGIGKSSLVQEILKPLARAKGYYTSGKYDQYNRDTPYSAVIQAFDGLVRQILSESSARIEAWRRSIVDALGQNGQVVCDVIPSLSHVLGPQPPVPALGPVESQNRLNRCFLRFVSVFARRAHPLVLFLDDLQWIDPASLGLLRELLADEALESLFFCGAYRDNEVSPAHPFIMALEELKRGGLTARDIVLGPLEREHLLDMLRDSLRRDDAGPLADALLEKTGGNPFFVRRFLQSLHDHGVLTYAAGAGFSWDLPQIEELAYTDNVVDLMVRTIGRLPAATQEILRFAAAIGNRFDLGVLATVSECSSEEAYGRLEPAVAEGLLIPNRSGYRFAHDKVQEGAYAMIPVEGRPAFHLRIGRLLADKANLADSQNLFDVVSHLNCAIDLIDDPYERLVLARMNLDAAARAEESAAFGAARSYLESGLVCLPDDAWTSHYRLRLAYAMKTGLMLSLLGQHDDALVVLADCLEHAEGRLDRTEVLRLKMNVQILKNDLPAALAEGLAALAPFGIVLPAFPDEATLDAQVRVTMDLVRERSLEALPDLPTLTDPEIRALLDVLQEFFAPGYFLNTNNFVISFAKILELTYQHGLSKSAIYACVNFGSFLCTRGDIELGYQFGRAAVDLMDKLADKKSEAMLHNMWGGFVQHWREGYPAYRETLVAGMHAGLETGQYIWSFYNTVNISTNSFLRGLPLEEVLAEAKSFAPIRKLDRFNAITWMTGAVGQIAQNLSTETERPAELVGSFVDINEVIDAARGIDNQASLYFANLYILLLRVFQGAFEDAARVALRSNPEIVGVASWHGTPAFHFYGGIALARASSQVAPDERPLLLARAETYAEKVTRWAELCPESFAHRSVLLRAELSRALGNGRASGDLYDQAIALAQRGRFVQDEALANELCALHWLDLGKTTIARGYVGEAHELYLRWGATEAARRLSRAHPDLVPREPRGAAPLPGAAAPAADALDIGSVLKASQAISGEIVLGRLLEALMRVVLENAGARRGVLLLVRDDKLVVEAEHIFGQPTPARAVTPLERREDLPVSVVSYVARTRERVLLDEGAAEGPFGRDPYLARAAPRSALAAPIFGKGRLAGVVYLENDLARGAFTPARVEVVGLICTQAAIAIENAHLYADLERKVEERTAALRHANEEILALSLADQARREREVLDQQALIHRQEEVIQELSTPIIEVWDRVIAVPLTGTLDDRRGEDIMARLLHRLGGSAYRCVILDLTGVEVVDTGMAERIVRIVQATRLLGASVIISGIRAAVAQTMIQLGAGLEGLTTRSTLREALRGYMQQQGR from the coding sequence ATGATCGACATCCTCGGATACACGGCCTTCGAGCGGATCGAAGAGACCCCCTTCGTCAGCACCTTCCGCGCGCGGCGCGTCCATGATGGTCTCCCGGTCGTCCTCCAGGTCCTCTCGGCCGAGGGCGCCCGGACAGCCGAGATCGCGCGCTTCAAGCACCAGTACGAGCGGCTCTCGCGGGTCGCCTCGCCGCGCCTCGTCGCGGTGCTCGGCGTCGAGGAGCGCCCAGGCTCCCTCGTCGTCGCGCGCGCGGATTTTCCCAGCCGCGACCTCGCGCGCGTGCTCGCCGCCCGCCCCGGCCGGAAGATGCCCGCGCACGAGGCCCTCGCCGTCGCCGCGGCGATCGCCGAAGCCCTCGCGGCGCTCCATCGGGCCGGCCTCGTCCACCGCGACCTGCGCCCGCAGAACGTCCTCGTCGGCGAGCGCGGCGCCGTCAAGGTCACGGGCTCGGGCGTCGACGCCGACGTCACGCGCGCCCACGAGCAGCTCTACGCGGAGGCCGTGCTCGAGGGCGTCCTGCCCTACGTCGCCCCCGAGCAGACCGGCCGCATGAACCGCGGCGTCGACCATCGGGCCGATCTCTACGCGCTCGGCGTGATCCTCTACCAGGCCCTCACCGGTCGCCGCCCCTTCGAGGCCGCCGATCCGATGGAGCTCATCCACGCGCACCTCGCCCTCGCGCCCGAGCCGCCGTCTCGCCTCGATCCGACGGTCCCCGAGGCCGTGTCGCGGGTCGTCCTCGAGCTGCTCGAGAAAAACGCCGAGGACCGCTACCAGAGCGCCGAGGGCCTGCTCGCCGATCTCGAGCGATGCCGGAGGGGGCTCGAGAGCGCCGGGCGCGTCGAGCCGTTCACCCCGGCCCTCCTGGATCACGAGGGCGCGTTCCGGATCCACCAGAAGCTCTACGGGCGCGAGCGTGACATCGAGGCGCTCGTCTCGGCCTTCGATCGCGCGCAGCGGGGCGCGCGCGACATCGTCCTCGTCTCCGGCTACTCGGGCATCGGCAAGTCCTCGCTCGTGCAGGAGATCCTGAAGCCACTCGCGCGCGCGAAGGGCTACTACACGAGCGGCAAGTACGATCAGTACAACCGCGACACCCCGTACAGCGCGGTGATCCAGGCCTTCGACGGCCTCGTCCGGCAGATCCTCTCCGAGAGCAGCGCGCGGATCGAGGCCTGGAGGAGGTCGATCGTCGACGCGCTCGGGCAAAACGGGCAGGTCGTCTGCGACGTCATCCCCTCGCTCTCGCACGTGCTCGGCCCGCAGCCGCCCGTGCCCGCGCTCGGGCCCGTGGAGTCGCAGAACCGCCTGAACCGCTGCTTCTTGCGGTTCGTCTCGGTCTTCGCGCGGCGCGCCCACCCGCTCGTGCTCTTCCTCGACGATCTGCAGTGGATCGACCCCGCGAGCCTCGGCCTGCTCCGCGAGCTGCTCGCCGACGAGGCGCTCGAGTCGCTCTTCTTCTGCGGCGCGTACCGCGACAACGAGGTCTCGCCCGCGCACCCGTTCATCATGGCCCTCGAGGAGCTGAAGCGCGGCGGCCTGACGGCGCGCGACATCGTCCTCGGCCCGCTCGAGCGGGAGCACCTGCTCGACATGCTCCGCGACAGCCTGCGGCGCGACGACGCGGGCCCGCTCGCCGACGCCTTGCTCGAGAAGACCGGCGGAAACCCCTTCTTCGTCCGGCGCTTCCTCCAGTCGCTCCACGACCACGGCGTGCTCACGTACGCCGCGGGCGCGGGCTTCTCGTGGGATCTGCCGCAGATCGAGGAGCTCGCGTACACGGACAACGTCGTCGACCTGATGGTGCGCACCATCGGGCGGCTGCCCGCGGCGACCCAGGAGATCCTCCGGTTCGCGGCCGCGATCGGCAATCGCTTCGACCTCGGCGTGCTCGCCACCGTGAGCGAATGCTCGAGCGAAGAGGCGTACGGACGCCTCGAGCCCGCCGTCGCCGAGGGCCTGCTGATCCCGAACCGCAGCGGCTACCGCTTCGCGCACGACAAGGTGCAGGAGGGCGCCTACGCGATGATCCCCGTCGAGGGGCGGCCCGCGTTCCACCTCCGCATCGGCCGGCTCCTCGCGGACAAGGCGAACCTCGCGGACAGCCAGAACCTCTTCGACGTCGTCAGCCACCTCAACTGCGCGATCGACCTCATCGACGATCCCTACGAGCGCCTCGTCCTCGCCCGGATGAACCTCGACGCCGCCGCGCGGGCCGAGGAGTCGGCCGCGTTCGGCGCGGCGCGCAGCTACCTGGAGTCGGGCCTCGTCTGCCTGCCGGACGACGCCTGGACCTCACACTATCGCCTGCGCCTCGCCTACGCGATGAAGACGGGCCTCATGCTCTCGCTCCTCGGGCAACACGACGACGCCCTCGTCGTGCTCGCCGACTGCCTCGAGCACGCCGAGGGCCGGCTCGATCGCACCGAGGTCTTGCGGCTCAAGATGAACGTGCAGATCCTCAAGAACGACCTGCCGGCCGCGCTCGCCGAGGGGCTCGCGGCGCTCGCGCCGTTCGGGATCGTTCTGCCGGCCTTCCCCGACGAAGCCACGCTCGACGCGCAGGTCCGCGTCACCATGGACCTCGTCCGCGAGCGCTCGCTCGAGGCGCTGCCCGACCTGCCCACGCTCACCGATCCCGAGATCCGCGCGCTGCTCGACGTCCTCCAGGAGTTCTTCGCGCCCGGCTACTTTTTGAACACCAACAACTTCGTCATCTCGTTCGCCAAGATCCTGGAGCTCACCTACCAGCACGGCCTGTCGAAGAGCGCGATCTACGCCTGCGTCAACTTCGGGAGCTTCCTCTGCACCCGCGGGGACATCGAGCTCGGCTACCAGTTCGGCCGCGCCGCGGTGGACCTCATGGACAAGCTCGCGGACAAGAAGAGCGAGGCGATGCTCCACAACATGTGGGGCGGGTTCGTGCAGCACTGGCGCGAGGGCTACCCCGCCTACCGGGAGACGCTGGTCGCCGGGATGCACGCGGGGCTCGAGACCGGGCAGTACATCTGGTCGTTCTACAACACGGTCAACATCTCCACGAACAGCTTCCTCCGCGGCCTGCCGCTCGAGGAGGTCCTCGCCGAGGCGAAGAGCTTCGCCCCGATCCGGAAGCTCGACCGCTTCAACGCCATCACGTGGATGACCGGCGCGGTCGGGCAGATCGCGCAGAACCTCTCGACCGAGACCGAGCGGCCGGCGGAGCTCGTGGGGTCGTTCGTCGACATCAACGAGGTCATCGACGCGGCGCGCGGCATCGACAACCAGGCGTCCCTCTACTTCGCCAACCTCTACATCCTGCTGCTGCGCGTCTTCCAGGGCGCCTTCGAGGACGCGGCGCGCGTCGCGCTCCGGTCGAACCCCGAGATCGTGGGCGTCGCGAGCTGGCACGGGACGCCCGCCTTCCACTTCTACGGCGGGATCGCGCTCGCGAGGGCCTCGAGCCAGGTCGCGCCCGACGAGCGCCCGCTCTTGCTTGCACGCGCGGAGACCTACGCCGAGAAGGTCACGCGCTGGGCCGAGCTCTGCCCCGAGAGCTTCGCGCACCGGAGCGTCCTCCTGCGCGCCGAGCTCTCCCGCGCGCTCGGCAACGGCCGCGCCTCGGGCGACCTCTACGACCAGGCGATCGCGCTCGCGCAGCGCGGCCGCTTCGTGCAGGACGAGGCCCTCGCCAACGAGCTCTGCGCGCTGCACTGGCTCGACCTCGGCAAGACGACCATCGCGCGCGGCTACGTCGGCGAGGCCCACGAGCTCTACCTGCGCTGGGGCGCGACGGAGGCCGCGCGGCGCCTCTCGCGCGCGCACCCCGATCTCGTCCCGCGCGAGCCCCGCGGGGCCGCGCCGCTGCCCGGCGCCGCCGCGCCCGCGGCCGACGCGCTCGACATCGGCTCGGTGCTCAAGGCGTCGCAGGCGATCTCGGGCGAGATCGTCCTCGGCCGCCTGCTCGAGGCGCTCATGCGTGTGGTGCTGGAGAACGCCGGCGCGCGTCGGGGCGTCCTGCTGCTCGTGCGGGACGACAAACTCGTGGTCGAGGCCGAGCACATCTTCGGGCAACCCACGCCGGCGCGGGCCGTGACGCCGCTCGAGAGACGCGAGGATCTGCCGGTCAGCGTGGTCTCCTACGTGGCGCGCACGCGCGAGCGGGTGCTGCTCGACGAGGGCGCCGCCGAGGGCCCGTTCGGCCGCGATCCGTACCTGGCCCGCGCGGCGCCGCGCTCGGCGCTCGCCGCGCCCATCTTCGGCAAGGGCCGGCTCGCGGGCGTGGTGTACCTGGAGAACGACCTCGCGCGGGGCGCCTTCACCCCGGCGCGGGTCGAGGTCGTGGGGCTCATCTGCACGCAGGCGGCGATCGCCATCGAGAACGCGCACCTCTACGCCGACCTCGAGCGCAAGGTCGAGGAGCGCACGGCCGCGCTGCGCCACGCGAACGAGGAGATCCTCGCGCTCAGCCTCGCCGATCAGGCGCGGAGGGAGCGCGAGGTGCTCGATCAGCAGGCCCTCATCCACCGGCAGGAGGAGGTCATCCAGGAGCTCTCCACGCCGATCATCGAGGTCTGGGACCGCGTGATCGCGGTCCCGCTCACGGGCACGCTCGACGATCGTCGGGGCGAGGACATCATGGCGCGGCTGCTCCACCGGCTCGGCGGCTCGGCGTACCGCTGCGTGATCCTGGATCTGACCGGGGTCGAGGTCGTCGACACGGGCATGGCCGAGCGGATCGTGCGCATCGTGCAGGCGACGCGCCTGCTCGGCGCGAGCGTGATCATCAGCGGGATCCGGGCGGCCGTCGCGCAGACCATGATCCAGCTCGGCGCGGGCCTCGAGGGGTTGACGACGCGCTCGACGTTGCGGGAGGCGCTGCGCGGCTACATGCAGCAGCAGGGGAGATAG